Proteins encoded together in one Micromonospora auratinigra window:
- a CDS encoding DUF779 domain-containing protein, with product MDDVVSVTPAAAELIRSLRGQHGPLMFHQSGGCCDGSAPMCYPAGEFRTGSSDVLLAELTVDGVAEPVEFWMSKVQWELWRHTRLTVDVVPGRGSGFSLEAPEGVRFLIRSRLA from the coding sequence ATGGACGACGTGGTGTCCGTGACCCCCGCGGCGGCCGAGCTGATCCGGTCGCTGCGGGGGCAGCACGGCCCGCTGATGTTCCACCAGTCCGGCGGCTGCTGCGACGGCAGCGCGCCGATGTGCTACCCGGCCGGCGAGTTCCGCACCGGCTCCTCGGACGTCCTGCTCGCGGAACTGACGGTCGACGGGGTGGCCGAGCCGGTCGAGTTCTGGATGTCGAAGGTCCAGTGGGAGCTGTGGCGGCACACCCGGCTCACCGTCGACGTGGTGCCCGGCCGGGGCAGTGGCTTCTCCCTGGAGGCCCCGGAGGGAGTCCGCTTCCTGATCCGCTCCCGGCTGGCCTGA
- a CDS encoding LamG-like jellyroll fold domain-containing protein, giving the protein MGRTLSALALGAATLAAAVLVDAGPAYAATEQLRLDFDATPTGQVEPGPWTSGCFADVATPGDSGCIAVNAPGSISRAARSSGTSSSPALAFPAAGSAVVEVPHAANLNPGTQDFTISAMVKLSSAQVTVGANLMQKGYYTEGASSQWKLQVDNGMPGCRIAGYLANGDWGFAKADSDISIADKGWTFVQCKRRGGVLSITVGANPAVTADQNAALDVSNTAKVTVGAKGAGLSNNDQFRGELDNAVLSVG; this is encoded by the coding sequence ATGGGTCGAACCCTGTCCGCGCTCGCCCTCGGTGCCGCCACCCTCGCCGCCGCCGTGCTGGTGGATGCCGGGCCCGCGTACGCCGCCACCGAGCAGTTGCGCCTCGACTTCGACGCCACCCCGACCGGGCAGGTCGAGCCGGGGCCGTGGACGTCGGGCTGCTTCGCCGACGTGGCCACCCCGGGCGACTCGGGCTGCATCGCGGTCAACGCCCCGGGCAGCATCTCCCGGGCCGCCCGGTCCAGCGGCACGAGCAGCAGCCCCGCGCTGGCCTTCCCCGCCGCCGGCAGTGCGGTGGTCGAGGTGCCGCACGCGGCCAACCTCAACCCGGGTACGCAGGACTTCACGATCAGCGCGATGGTCAAGCTGAGCAGCGCGCAGGTCACCGTCGGCGCGAACCTGATGCAGAAGGGCTACTACACGGAGGGCGCCAGCAGCCAGTGGAAGCTCCAGGTGGACAACGGCATGCCGGGGTGCCGGATCGCCGGTTACCTGGCCAACGGCGACTGGGGCTTCGCGAAGGCGGACAGCGACATCTCGATCGCCGACAAGGGCTGGACCTTCGTCCAGTGCAAGCGGCGCGGCGGGGTGCTCAGCATCACCGTGGGCGCGAACCCGGCGGTGACCGCCGACCAGAACGCCGCGCTGGACGTCAGCAACACCGCCAAGGTGACCGTCGGCGCGAAGGGCGCGGGCCTGAGCAACAACGACCAGTTCCGCGGCGAGCTGGACAACGCGGTCCTCAGCGTCGGCTGA
- a CDS encoding G5 domain-containing protein — MVTKRPVTQVVAVGTKQESRCDPNYSGCVPIASDVDCAGGSGNGPAYVSGPIRVIGEDIYDLDRDGDGYACDD; from the coding sequence GTGGTCACGAAGCGGCCGGTCACCCAGGTCGTCGCGGTCGGCACGAAGCAGGAGTCGCGGTGCGACCCGAACTACTCGGGCTGCGTGCCGATCGCCAGTGACGTCGACTGCGCCGGCGGCAGCGGCAACGGTCCCGCCTACGTCAGCGGACCGATCCGGGTCATCGGCGAGGACATCTACGACCTCGACCGGGACGGCGACGGGTACGCCTGCGACGACTGA